GATCACtgcatggagaaagagagagggagagagagagagagagaggaagagagacaggcgGCTGCTATCCTGGAACCCAGGCGATGGACGCCCCAGCTCCACCAGCCGCAGGTGTGTCCCCAAGACTTGGAGCTGATCAACCAGCTGTGCCAAAAGTGAGATGACATCAGTCCTCCCCAAGGACTGAAAGACAGGGCTGCTGGCCCCGGGATCAGACACTGCAGTCCACAGAACCCAGTCCCACCCCTCTGGGGGTGCCCGCCACTGCTGGAACCCACGGCCTGCTCCTGCCTGTGGAGCCCCAGGGCGGGACAGTGGCCAGTGCTTTAATATTGGGGTACAAGACCCTCCTCTCAGCAAACAGTCTCCCCCACGGGGAGGCCAGAAAATCTCCTGGATTACTCATTCCTGAAACTCAGCCCCAAATAAATTAAGGTGGTGACCTTTAACTTTCTCTCTTGGTGAGCTTCCCCCTGCCACTTCTCACACCGGTGCCCATCTGCCCTCCCTGACCACCAGGATGGGATGGGGTGCCCACCTGGAGCAGCATGCTGAGGCCCAGGTTGCGGTGCCTCCTCTCCAGCTCCGACACGGCCTGCAGCAGGGACCTGAACCTCTCCGCCGGGTCCGCGTCCTCATCCTCCAGGgacccctcctctttctctgcctcctggagGAAGCGCTCTTCCTCCTCAGCAAAGAAGGCCCGAAGCTTCCTGTAGTCCGTCAGAGCCTTCTTCCTGCGGTCCATCACATGTCCCTGCAGGGCGGGTGGGCAGCAGGGAGGGACACCTGTGTCCTCGGGCAACACCCTgagacccccaccccaccactgaCCAGCTTGGGGAGGAGAGTTGAGTTTACTGCAAAGCACTCAGCTGTGAACTGAGACCCTGACAGAGAGGGTCAGGGCACACACCAATGTCACCTTGACAGGCGGACCCCAGACCCCAAGCCCACTCCCACTTGCCTTCCACACGGCGGCAGCAGACTCAGCCTGGCCGTGCAGGTCCCGTGCATCATTCAGATCCTTCCTCATGATCTCCACAGACCCCTTGTTCTCCTAGAGAGAAACGCTGGTTACGCGGTGGGGGCCCCACCTGAAGGTTGGGGCCCCCTCAGCCCAGTCTGCTAACAGTCTGAGCAGAAGTCAGGCCCCAGCAGGTGGTCTTGGCCTGCTGACACTGTGGAAACACACTGAAGGCACTAGGGGGGTCTTAACAAACCCACTAAGCTCTCTCCATCAAGTCTGACAGAAAAACCTGTGCTAAGGCTCTAACCAAGTAACGAGGCAAGACAGTTCCCTCAGATCCCGTGTTACTGGCACCAGCCAAGAGATGGAGGGTGGCTCTTTTGGGGTGAGCACGGCCACACCAAGGGCCTGTCCAGTTGCTGTGCAGTGACCGGATGGGTGGCATCTACCAGCAGGAGAACCCAAGCTGCAGTGCCCCGccacctgctccagccccagtGCTCAAGCAAGGACCGCAGGACCCACCCCGACAAAGGAATCCTCAACCGCCACACGGATTGTTTTGGGACCAAAGGCTATcactgtgccctccccccacccaacaCAGGCAGGTCTCAAAGTCCCCGCGATCTCTCTAACATGGAAGGATTTGACCCAGGGTTAGGTGCCCCATGCAACGGCCCGAGAGCACAACGGAGAAGATTCCAGAACGGAGTGGGTGGGGGAACCCCGGGACGGCCGACAGCGGGTGAGACGGCGGAGTCGTGGGGGCTCGCGCCTTGGCAGACCGAGGGGCTGACGGCCTCAGACCTCGTCCCCAGGACTGAACCCGGGGGAGGGGGGACGCAGGGTGACGTTATATCTGGGGGCGCGGGAGTGAGGCGCCGGGGGAGTGGTATGGGGGGGGGCGGCGTCGGCAGCAGAACGCCTAGGCGGGTGGGGGAAGAGACAGGACGGTCCCAAGAGGGTAACtcggggaggaggaagagatgggggGAGCGGTGACAAGGGCGCCGTCCGGGGCGGGGATCCGGGGTTGGGGTTGCAGATgcggatgggggtggggagggccccGCACCTTGCCGCGCAGCGCCTTCCTCCAGCGCGGCTCCCATTCGGGCGGCTCGGGCCCCGCGGCCATGCGGCAGGCGGCGCACAGCGGGCCCCCGTCGGCGCGGCACAGGAGCTGCAGCGCCGCCTCGGAGGCCGGGCCGTCGCGCGCGGGCGCCGCGGCCGCCTCCTCGAGCGCCAGCAGGCGGCGGCTGAGCGGCGGGCGGCCGGGCTCCACGGCGCGCTGCCAGCAGTCGTCGGCGCACTCAGGGCACGGGAAGGGCCCGTCCTCCGCGGCCCAGAAGCGCACCACGCACTGTGCTCTTCCGATCTGGCCGCAGTCGGCGCGCACCGGCTCTCGGGGCGCGCGCTGGCACAGGGCGCAGGCGGCCTCGGCGGGGCCCGCGGGGAGCGccagggcggcggcggcggggccctCGGGGAGGGCGCGGGCGGGGGCCGGGCGCGGGGCGGCGGAGCGCCGGGGACGGGGCCGCGGGGACCGGGACGGAGAGTGCGCACGGGAGCGGGCACGGAACAAGGATGGCGACAGGGACGTTGGGGCCCCACGCAGGGTCCTGGCAGCAGCGCGCTCCACCACGCAGGGTCCTGGCAGCGGTGTACCCCAGCCAAGGTCCTGGCAGCGGGCGCCCCACGCGCCCGGGTCCTGGCAGCGGGGCGCTTCTCGCTGCCGCCCGTCTGCCGCTCCGCGTCCTCGCACCCTGAAATCTTACAGGGACTGGCCTTTCCCCCATAAATGACTGGAGGGCGAGTGGGAAACAAAGGTTTATTATTTGGAGAGtccattttaaaagtcttttgtgGAAGCTGCCAGGACCCGAGCAGcgctcgcacacacacacacagccccccgCGGCGCAACGTCCAcgcggggcgggcggggctgAGGCCGGCGGCGTGGGCCTCCTGCGCGTGCGCCGACCGCCCCGCGTGGGCCTGCGGGCGGGCCTGTGGCGCGCGCTCGCCCTGACTGGGCCTCCGTCCCGCAGCGGGGCGCGGGCCTGGAGTCCACGGCCCCTCGCGGCCGGGCGCGGGGTTCCGGAGGCCGGGAAGCGCCCCTTGACTCCGAGCGGAGGTGTCCGAGGAGACCCGCAGCCGTGGCCGCAGGACGTTTGTTagcttttctttggggaaaaaaaaggtctCGGGGAGGACcgatctgttttttattttggaaacaatCGCGCAGGTAAAAAAAGTTCACTGTAATTTGGCACTAcgtgatttttaaattctttaaaaaatgtatctgttATTCCATACAAGTTCAACATTTTCCGAGGTACTGCTTTCCGGTTTTgtgggagtttttaaaaatctggtatATGCTTGGAAATGCACTAAATGGGCAGTCGGAAGCGTGGCTGGAGAGCTGGGGCTTGTCCAGTGCGGTGGTGGTCAGAAGGAGGAAAGCGCTGGATGATTTTTTGGGTAAACTAGGAACGTGGtctagagaaaagtaaaaaaaaaaaaagaaaagaaaaagtcacttgAGTAAACTCCATTAATCCTGTGAGAGGGAAACATAACCAGGCACAATCACTAACGGCAAACTAGAGAAATTTCAGCCACAAATACACAAAGGGTTCATCAAATTTGGTACAGAAAAGTACAATGGAAAAATACGTGCCTCCACCGATGTGATTTCTCTGTCcacagaaaaaacacaaatgccAAGTAGACGTGAGAAAAAATAGACACTCTGACCGGTTGTTAAGAAATAGGGACACAAAtgagacttttttccccctattgAGTTAGCAGACCCCAAAAACCTGATTTTGCAGATACTGTTTCTGGGAGGCAATGTAACAATATGTATTAAGGACCTGCAGATTTTTCATTACCTTTGGAATTCCTTTTCTCAAAATGTGTTCTATAAAAATAACCCAAAACGGAAATAAAGCGTTTTTTGGTTTGGTTCGGAGAAATGTTTGTCATATCACTctggaaaaaaccaaaaaccttaaAGTTCCAATGGTAGGGGACTGGCTCAGCAAATTGTAGTAGCCATCAATCTGAAAATGAGTGCACAAGAGACTTGTGGAAATGAGGAACAGCAAACGTTTCATAGCCCTATTCCCTCTCCCAAGTACATTGTGGAGTTTGTTCCCCACACCAGGTGATTCTCTACGATACCACTGGGTGTCCTAGGATTTAACTCAGCACTGACCTTGCTAGCCTGGAGATCGCATCCCAGGTTGGGGTCAGCCTTCCAAGACTCGCCCCACTTCAGACGGAATCCCAGGTCCAGGTGTCACCTGTGCATCTGAGGGCATGGCTGTGGAGCGGAGGTTCCAATCGTGATATCACACCGTCCTTCTTCCTTAATGCCAGCAGAATCCGAGTTGTGCAGCATCTGCACTTCCCAAGGCGGGTTGAGAGGAGTCACCCTGCACttctcccccagcctcctcttccaCACCCTTCTCTGCACCCTCCAGGTGAGAGATTTAGCAGGTGCTGTTAGAGGACAAggttgggggggggcgggggagaggcgCATGCTCTCCCTCATCTGCCTCTCGAACCATCCAGAAAACTGAAGACTCCCACTTTCATGTCAGAGGCAGAATCGGAGCTAGTGGTGGTCTGGATTATTGCTCggaattatatttaataaaaacccACAGGACAATAGGATGCTTGCTGGTCTCTGGGTATCTTGGTGCTCTTGAATTCCCATCGCTTTGAATAAGTCAGAAAATGCCTCACCACAAAAGGGCAGAACTCCAAATTTATTGGGTTCTAaaccatctttctttctctcaaacttGTATTTTAATTGGATTGATATAAAATGTTCAGGGATTAAATTGGCAACTCTGAAAAAGTTCTCTTACAGAGAATATAAGAGTttgataaagtttttttaaaggcaaCCAAAATGCAGACCACCAGAATAGAAGGTAAGGATTCTGAAGGGTATCAGAATCCGCCACTCCAAAATGTCCCCCTTCAGCATAGATATTTGGAGCTGGAAGCAAGTGAGAATCAACAGATACGGAAAGATCTACCCGGGGCTCCCCTTATCTGACCAAAAGCAGAAACTTCTGAGAAATGAGAATTGCCATAAATGCCCTCTTGGGGGAAGTTTTATGGTCACGAAGGAGAAAGTCAGTGCCAAAATGGACCTGCACTAATAACCTTTATTGTCCATTAACTTCACCCaaatatttaccttcccacagtttACCACCCTTGGAAGCCCCAAaccctttttctttgtcttgtcgcTTCTCTGTACATTTATTCTTTGTTAAGATGCTCTAgaagcccaagttctaaccaccccTTCGAGATACTCACCACTGAGTTTTCTCCTCCCTGATGTGTGCTACACACACTAATAAAccgtttttctcttgttaatctattTTTTTGTCACTAATTTACGGGGCCCCAGCCAATGAACCTAAGACGGACagaggaaaatgttttttcttccccTAGAGTTTTAATTAGAGGAATTTGTAATTCCACATTTGCCTTGTGTATttgatgtgtgtgttttattgCATTTCGGGTTCCCTATTTTAAGTTTTGTTCTCACAAACCAGGGTGTACCGAAAGGGTTGGTAAAGAGACCCTCAGTGATGTGTGTAGGGGAAACAATTGAAGATACGAGGGTGGTCAGGTTAAGATTTGATTCCATGGAAATTTCCTGTCTGGCACCTGGAAAAGAAATCGAAAGTAATTAATTTTCATAGCTCTTAAAAGGCAGAACTAGGACTAAGAAATACAACTTACTAGGAAGTAAATTTGAATTCATTGTGGTTgcgatattgtgatttataataagaagtATATATTCGGTCTCATCccgttcctggcacagagctccctgGACTCTCCTGTGATGAGAGCCATAAAGGGGTCTTGACAGTCACAACCAGCCCCTGTCACCCACACCTCAGTTTACACTAACAAGGTGATTCTGGACAGCCCCTGAGGATGGGGCTGGTCGCCAGGGGAACCAAACACGTGATTAGAGGCTGGAGCTTTCAGTCCCACCCTGGAGCCccggaggggggaggggctggaactTCAATGGACCACCAGTGGGCCATGATTTGATCAGCCTGTGTGATGGAGCCTCCAGAAGACCCAAAAGGATGGTTCCGAGAGCTTGTGGGTTGGTGGGCACGTGGAGGTGCCTGGAGGAGGGCAGTGTGCTCGGAGAGGGCCTGGGAGTGCGGGGCCCTTTCCTGGACCTGCCCTGTGCGTCTCTGCACTGGCGGTTCTGAGTTATATGCTCTTACAAGAAACAGGCAATCTGGCAAGCAAaatgtttcctgagttctgtgagcagcTCCAGCAAACTTGTCCAACCGGGGAGGGGTCGGGGAGTCTCTGATCTGGAGCCAGTGGTCAGGTGCATAGGTGATACCTGGCATCTGAAGGAGAGGcggtcttgtaggactgagcccttaacctgtgggatctgacgccaCCTCAGGTTGGTAGTGTCAGAATGGAGTTGAATGGTGGGACCCCCGCTGGAGATGCAGAATTGTTTGGTGCTGTGGAGAAACACACCCCACTCCACACTGGAATTGGAGTCAATCCTTTTACAAACAAGAGCCCCTCTCTTTGAATGCCTCAACCAAAGTCCAGAGTGGGTGTTGTGCTGGTCACTGACGTCATGGCCATGACCAGAGAAAGGGCTTGAGTACCAAGCAGTCAGACCTCTCGTTGGGGGCTGGGCCTAGCACCAGCCAGAGACAGTGAATTCTGGGCAGGACTGGACTGCACAGAGTCATGTATCAGCCAGGGGCCAGGGGAAGAAAAAGGGGAGATGATTAAGAGGACACTGGAAGGCCTTGGGGTCACCTGCTGGGCTGAGGAGCCAGATGGACATGCAGAGGACCTCTCAGGAGACATCTCAGGTAACTGCCTCTACCACCCGCACCCCACAGCCCAGGAACCAGGCCGGGGTCCAAATCGCTGCCAGGAAGCACCTGGAAGGTGTGCTGGCTGCaatccctgccctccccaggagcCTGCCGACTCCTAAAACTAATGATTAAACTTACAAATGTCGAATGTTAAGTTTCCTTGAACATTCCGGTGTTATAACAAACTTTGGACAATGTTCTAGGTTTTCAACTTCAAAATCACATCAAAACCAATTActcaattttacattttaattgcaATTATAATGCTAATCTTTTAGACATTTTAGATGtcaaaactgtgaaataatttaAATCCTAAAAACCCTGGGGCCGACCCCGTGgggcagaggttaagtgcacacgttctgcttctctgtggcctgtggttcgatggttcggatcccgggtgcagacatggcaccgcttggcaaaagccatgctgtggcaggcgtcccatgtataaagtagaggaagatgggcacggatgttacctcagagccagtcttcctcagcaaaaagaggaggattggcagcagcaagctcagggctaatcttcctcaaaaaaaaaagtagataaaagtaAAAACCCAAACATACTGATGGTATTTCTAAACTTAAATCAATACTAGTAATAATAATTCTAAGACTTTGAGCcactatatatatttacatataagtaAGTCTAAAACTATTACATTATCCCGACCCAAGCAAATTGGAGTTTCTTTCCCAGGGTCCTGACGGAATGATCGATAGGGCCCCAAGGAAGTAGAGAATAGGGCCCTGAGGAAGTGGACGatagtgtggggacctgaaattggccaccccaacatatgtctctttggcatgaggattatttgaggctgattgcttttgataaactgggacagggaaggaggctcagaggaatggaacttgccctttgttaggacacatttacatttgtaaggtaaatctctatctgtaaaaggtgtctccctctctgtaccaggaagaagaaaggagatgaccttctctctaaaaactcttaatcaataccaaaggcgaggacttaaaatctgcattttattgtgcttctctggtaacctcctgtaactgactcccctccccctcccaacggtggcatttctttaaggattaagcatctttccttaggctaggaactgattgctgagctcacctgtgacggcccagctccagacgatagacatgcctcctgctacgccctctgagatagcagaccactacctgctgtgtccatcaagcgctgtgctgacggggcaatcttgtgactattgtgggagggacatttcaatcacatgtgaaacaccctgtttgggggtatataaccactatgtgcaccccacttctttggtgccctttcttccttcgggaagaaaggccccgggccatggttcctcataaagctttgtttaattttctcttgctattctgtctcatgtgaatttaattcgttctccggccagacgaacccacatttggggagaggaaatgtcctcctcccctacaatagcATCTCGGCTCAGATCACAGGATGGGGTTGTCAGCTGTAACCTGGTTGTCGACTAGAGTGTGGACGTGAACTCAAGAGCCTGCTTCCAACTCTGCACATTCCTCAAACTCAAGATCCACCTCTCGCAGTTCCGTCCAAAACTTGCAATATCTCGTCTCAGTGAGCTCGGGCTGCGTAACAAACACCACAGGGGGGCTCAACCCACAGTGTTCATTGTCTCCcactctggaggctggaggtcagaGATCCAGGCGTGAGCAGGGCTGggtcctcctgaggcctctcctgcgtgtgtagatggccatcttctccccatGTCCTCACAGGGTcattgatgaggatcaaggctgcccagGGAGAGAAGCTCAAGGTGACCTGCCGTACATGCctatctatatcatcctccaggaagcacaggatgtcctgacctgatccgattt
This region of Equus quagga isolate Etosha38 chromosome 7, UCLA_HA_Equagga_1.0, whole genome shotgun sequence genomic DNA includes:
- the RNF187 gene encoding E3 ubiquitin-protein ligase RNF187 gives rise to the protein MGARVRGRGAADGRQREAPRCQDPGAWGARCQDLGWGTPLPGPCVVERAAARTLRGAPTSLSPSLFRARSRAHSPSRSPRPRPRRSAAPRPAPARALPEGPAAAALALPAGPAEAACALCQRAPREPVRADCGQIGRAQCVVRFWAAEDGPFPCPECADDCWQRAVEPGRPPLSRRLLALEEAAAAPARDGPASEAALQLLCRADGGPLCAACRMAAGPEPPEWEPRWRKALRGKENKGSVEIMRKDLNDARDLHGQAESAAAVWKGHVMDRRKKALTDYRKLRAFFAEEEERFLQEAEKEEGSLEDEDADPAERFRSLLQAVSELERRHRNLGLSMLLQPREVGGDLDPCY